Proteins encoded in a region of the Coffea eugenioides isolate CCC68of chromosome 4, Ceug_1.0, whole genome shotgun sequence genome:
- the LOC113769151 gene encoding uncharacterized protein LOC113769151 yields the protein MARGGRKCKRTANGLRDEPIEQPPSCHETRQQPPLGTSHENVIEQVQGEAARAPQSPIQNSTLGIMHESGDQVTQQADGGSQSHEQCQNSPIQQSPLGTRHVPTEKNPNQDSQGQHSNDTTFMSCNSDDAGKETTNDSSEVHQKTRGPTFMKEIWGRPKDLPRIEIKLDDNGIPISEKTSFSKFLGSLARNGMYCPIDVESWLKMPRKLKMDMLEVIKERFALPMGLEAWTLRSIGKKWRSWKADLKATYFDPAVPNAEARFQKDIRVREEQWIKLWAYWKSKEAKAKQLGRPPTRVEMFNKFYTHADGTPSSTIVAENLEKMNELKNQLPSESQDPVGRNDIFAQSTLVHLEERLQRQDDEIASLKKMVLVQHGRGSPIDSPRHPSSSSNNVSSQTPSRATRPIRVGNMVSLKSLFDPTKIVAKGYLRSLNPLDEVGGQALGPNWCEIQIQVAMSPHEQLIRPYDLQQTIQDALGAPVAWPCHLVETAEE from the exons ATGGCCCGTGGAGGTCGAAAATGTAAGCGCACTGCCAATGGATTGAGAGATGAACCAATTGAGCAACCTCCCTCATGTCATGAAACAAGGCAGCAGCCTCCACTTggaacaagccatgaaaatgtAATTGAACAAGTTCAAGGAGAAGCTGCTCGGGCACCTCAATCTCCAATCCAGAATTCTACATTGGGAATAATGCATGAATCAGGTGACCAAGTTACTCAACAAGCTGATGGAGGTTCACAGTCGCATGAGCAGTGCCAGAACTCTCCAATTCAACAATCTCCACTTGGAACAAGGCACGTACCAACtgaaaaaaatccaaatcaggatTCTCAAGGTCAACATTCCAATGACACCACCTTCATGTCATGCAACTCGGACGATGCAG GAAAAGAAACTACAAATGATTCAAGTGAAGTACATCAGAAAACCCGAGGCCCTACATTTATGAAAGAAATTTGGGGTCGGCCTAAGGACCTTCCACGGATTGAGATTAAACTCGATGACAATGGGATCCCAATAAGTGAGAAAACCTCTTTCTCTAAATTCTTGGGCAGTTTGGCTAGGAATGGTATGTATTGTCCAATAGATGTTGAAAGTTGGCTTAAGATGCCAAGGAAACTTAAAATGGACATGTTAGAAGTGATAAAG GAAAGGTTTGCTTTGCCTATGGGACTAGAAGCTTGGACCTTAAGATCTATTGGCAAAAAATGGAGAAGCTGGAAGGCAGATTTAAAGGCTACATATTTTGATCCTGCCGTGCCAAATGCTGAAGCTCGGTTTCAAAAGGACATAAGGGTACGGGAAGAGCAATGGATCAAACTTTGGGCTtattggaaaagtaaagaagcAAAG GCCAAACAGTTGGGAAGACCTCCTACTAGAGTAGAAATGTTCAATAAGTTTTATACCCATGCCGATGGAACTCCATCAAGTACCATAGTTGCTGAGAATTTG gaaaaaatgaatgagCTGAAAAATCAGCTTCCATCGGAGTCGCAAGATCCAGTTGGTCGTAATGACATATTTGCCCAG TCAACATTGGTCCATTTGGAGGAAAGGCTTCAGCGACAAGATGATGAAATAGCCAGCTTGAAGAAAATGGTTTTAGTTCAACATGGAAGGGGCTCTCCAATTGACAGCCCGAGAcatccttcatcatcatctAACAATGTGTCAAGCCAAACTCCATCGCGAGCCACGCGACCTATTCGA GTAGGGAATATGGTTTCACTAAAAAGTTTGTTTGACCCAACAAAAATCGTGGCAAAGGGATATTTACGGAGTCTGAATCCATTGGATGAGGTCGGGGGACAAGCTCTTGGGCCAAACTGGTGTGAAATACAGATACAAGTTGCAATGAGTCCACATGAGCAATTGATTAGACCGTATGATTTGCAGCAAACAATTCAAGATGCACTTGGTGCACCAGTTGCTTGGCCTTGTCATTTG GTGGAAACAGCTGAAGAATGA
- the LOC113769150 gene encoding uncharacterized protein LOC113769150, which translates to MGVCVTKMEAYDHLKVVGFIKGYNNWIAHGELSNYYEATSNSENTSIGVSNGTNDMQDLVHDVFGIPHGTNELNREGDFPVSEAEKFYKLIDDSQQDLYSGCKNFSKLSFIIRLLHLKCLGKMSNKIFNMLVELLREAFSEAMTNLPSSYYEAEKLMNTLGLGYEKIDACPNDCSLYWGSAEKRTSCETCNELRWVASENDPTSEKRKIPQKVLWHFPLKSRLQRLFMSSKIASQMRWHEEKRTKDGCMRHPADSPAWQTFDHLHPEFAKDCRNVRLGLASDGFNPFNNMSSTHSTWPVVLIPYNLPPWMCMKQPYFMLSLLIPGPSSPGNNIDVYLQPLVKELTELWDFGIQTYDASQKENFQLHAALLWTISDFPGYAMLSGWSTKDSKHKFRKQAQFFDGTEEHGKRPPLQTGDMIVSELGDLQIKFGKLVKGNPKLPFNWKKRSIFFDLPYWKDNVLRHNLDFMHIEKNVCENIWGTLLDIEDKAKDHYNSRRDLREMGIRKELHPIETEPGKVYLPPSSFAMDKKQKTMFCNVLKKVKVPDGYAANISRCVRVKPPRISGLKSHDNHILMQQLMPIALRKTLPKSVRYPLI; encoded by the exons ATGGGTGTTTGTGTGACTAAAATGGAAGCATATGATCATTTGAAAGTGGTAGGCTTTATCAAGGGTTATAATAATTGGATAGCACATGGAGAGCTTTCTAACTACTATGAAGCCACATCTAATTCTGAAAATACATCAATTGGGGTTTCAAATGGGACTAATGACATGCAAGACTTGGTCCATGATGTATTTGGGATACCACATGGAACAAATGAATTGAATAGAGAAGGGGACTTTCCTGTTTCAGAGGctgaaaaattttacaaattgatTGATGATTCTCAACAGGATTTGTACAGTGGTTGCAAAAATTTCTCGAAGTTGTCTTTCATTATTCGTTTGCTTCACCTAAAATGCCTTGGTAAGATGAGTAACAAGATTTTTAATATGCTTGTTGAGTTGTTGAGAGAAGCATTTTCGGAGGCCATGACTAATTTGCCTTCTTCTTACTATGAGGCTGAGAAATTGATGAATACATTGGGGCTGGGTTATGAAAAGATCGATGCATGTCCTAATGATTGTTCTCTTTATTGGGGTAGTGCTGAAAAAAGAACTTCATGCGAAACATGTAACGAGCTTAGGTGGGTTGCTTCAGAAAATGATCCAActagtgaaaaaagaaaaatccctCAAAAAGTATTGTGGCATTTTCCTTTAAAATCTAGATTACAAAGActatttatgtcttctaaaattgcatctcaaatGAGATGGCATGAGGAAAAACGTACAAAAGATGGTTGTATGAGACATCCAGCTGATTCTCCAGCTTGGCAAACTTTTGACCATCTACATCCAGAATTTGCTAAGGATTGTCGAAATGTTAGATTGGGGTTGGCATCTGACGGGTTTAATCCATTCAACAACATGAGTTCTACACACAGTACTTGGCCTGTAGTTTTAATACCATATAACTTACCTCCGTGGATGTGTATGAAGCAACCGTACTTCATGTTGTCCTTGTTAATACCCGGACCATCCTCTCCTGGGAATAATATTGATGTTTATCTACAGCCTCTAGTTAAAGAATTGACCGAATTGTGGGATTTTGGCATTCAAACTTATGATGcatcccaaaaagaaaattttcaattgcatgCAGCTCTGTTGTGGACCATTAGTGATTTCCCTGGATATGCAATGTTATCTGGCTGGAGCACTAAAG ATAGTAAGCATAAATTTAGAAAGCAAGCCCAATTCTTTGATGGCACCGAAGAACATGGAAAGCGACCACCATTGCAAACCGGGGATATGATTGTGAGTGAATTGGGAGACTtgcaaattaaatttggaaaacttGTGAAAGGTAATCCGAAGCTGCCTTTCAATTGGAAAAAGAGGAGTATTTTCTTTGACTTGCCATATTGGAAAGATAATGTCTTAAGACACAATCTTGACTTCATGCACATTGAGAAGAATGTTTGTGAAAATATTTGGGGGACATTGCTGGATATTGAGGATAAAGCAAAGGACCATTATAATTCCCGCCGTGATTTGAGAGAAATGGGAATAAGAAAAGAGCTGCATCCCATTGAGACAGAACCTGGAAAGGTTTACTTACCTCCATCTTCCTTTGCAATGgataaaaaacagaaaactatGTTTTGCAATGTGCTAAAAAAAGTGAAAGTTCCAGATGGTTATGCAGCTAACATCTCAAGATGCGTTCGAGTAAAGCCACCAAGAATTTCGGGGCTTAAAAGTCATGATAATCATATTCTAATGCAGCAATTGATGCCTATAGCTTTGAGAAAGACTTTGCCAAAATCAGTGCGCTATCCTTTGATTTGA